The following are encoded together in the Pseudodesulfovibrio indicus genome:
- a CDS encoding sensor domain-containing diguanylate cyclase, producing MTAQEMEAAFPSANVQRENQKVIRKAMNLFMLLFLVVIFLLGGGAAVLYRMDMRSYVQELMSLEVHSLDLQVAAIDNALTSVVGDVLFLAEENELILHLDSGDPALVRDMRREYERLAKNRPAYDQIRFLDATGMERVRVNNRDGILRPVPEAELQDKGNRYYFRDCFALDERAIYLSPLDLNVENGQVEQPPRPMMRIGTPVFDSAGNKRGIVLINYAAADMLEHILRAGIVADGTSMLLNEDGYWLLGPDETKEWGFMYLDKGDATFARDFPDEWLRMRDAEQGQFRTGNGLFTFRTIHPHKKLARFGKSLNAQCPAPGKDGKGPYHWVLLSRIGPEVLNDFTRALLIKLFLGGGALFMAVALGAWNLALAVSRRRLYQAQLFAMAMYDALTGLPNRKLFFDRLGGGIESARRYGRRLALLYVDLDGFKQVNDTMGHQTGDELLVQVGKALRRTVRKSDTVARLGGDEFAIILSEVGSVEEAVKVGEKIVDELCRPFELRTATAKVGASVGVAVFPDHASQADTLVRGADKAMYRSKSKGRGTCTVAEAVSA from the coding sequence ATGACCGCGCAAGAAATGGAAGCAGCGTTCCCCTCGGCCAACGTCCAGAGGGAAAACCAGAAGGTCATCCGGAAGGCCATGAACCTGTTCATGCTGCTCTTCCTGGTCGTCATCTTCCTGCTGGGCGGAGGCGCGGCCGTCCTGTACCGCATGGACATGCGCTCCTACGTCCAGGAGCTGATGTCCCTGGAGGTCCACTCCCTGGACCTCCAGGTGGCGGCCATCGACAACGCGCTGACTTCGGTGGTCGGGGACGTCCTCTTCCTGGCCGAGGAGAACGAGCTGATCCTGCACCTCGATTCCGGCGACCCGGCACTGGTCCGCGACATGCGGCGGGAGTACGAGCGTCTGGCCAAGAACCGGCCTGCCTACGACCAGATCCGCTTCCTCGACGCGACCGGCATGGAGCGGGTCCGGGTCAACAACCGGGACGGCATCCTCCGGCCCGTGCCCGAAGCCGAGTTGCAGGACAAGGGCAACCGCTATTATTTCCGCGACTGCTTCGCCCTGGACGAGCGGGCCATCTATCTCTCTCCCCTGGATCTCAACGTGGAGAACGGCCAGGTGGAGCAGCCGCCCCGGCCCATGATGCGCATCGGCACCCCGGTCTTCGACTCCGCGGGCAACAAGCGGGGCATCGTCCTGATCAACTACGCCGCCGCCGATATGCTTGAGCACATCCTCCGGGCGGGCATCGTCGCCGACGGGACATCCATGCTCCTCAACGAGGACGGATACTGGCTCCTGGGTCCTGACGAGACCAAGGAATGGGGGTTCATGTACCTCGACAAGGGGGACGCGACCTTTGCCCGCGACTTCCCGGACGAATGGCTGAGGATGCGCGACGCCGAACAGGGCCAGTTTCGCACCGGCAACGGGCTGTTCACCTTCAGGACCATCCACCCCCACAAGAAACTGGCGCGATTCGGCAAGAGCCTCAATGCCCAATGTCCCGCGCCCGGCAAAGACGGCAAAGGCCCCTACCACTGGGTGCTGCTCTCCCGCATCGGGCCCGAGGTCCTCAACGACTTCACCCGCGCCCTGCTGATCAAGCTCTTCCTGGGCGGGGGCGCGTTGTTCATGGCCGTGGCCCTCGGCGCGTGGAACCTGGCCCTGGCCGTGTCCCGCCGCCGCCTCTACCAGGCGCAGCTCTTCGCCATGGCCATGTACGACGCCCTGACCGGCCTGCCCAACCGCAAGCTGTTCTTCGACCGGCTGGGGGGAGGCATCGAAAGCGCCCGGCGCTACGGACGCAGGCTCGCCCTGCTCTACGTGGACCTGGACGGATTCAAGCAGGTCAACGACACCATGGGCCACCAGACCGGCGACGAGCTGCTGGTCCAGGTGGGCAAGGCCCTGCGCCGGACGGTGCGCAAGTCCGACACCGTGGCCAGGCTGGGCGGCGACGAGTTCGCGATCATCCTCTCGGAGGTCGGGAGCGTCGAGGAAGCGGTCAAGGTGGGCGAGAAGATCGTGGACGAGCTGTGCCGTCCCTTCGAGCTGCGCACGGCCACGGCCAAGGTCGGGGCCAGCGTGGGCGTGGCCGTGTTCCCGGACCACGCGTCCCAGGCCGACACCCTGGTCCGGGGCGCGGACAAGGCCATGTACCGATCCAAGTCCAAGGGCAGGGGAACCTGCACCGTGGCCGAGGCTGTTTCGGCCTGA